AAGGCACTGAATTTGTAAACTCAAAACATAAAAAATGGACATCAATATGACAAAGCACAACTTAGCAACTCAACTTGTTCACGCAGGGCGAAAAAAACGTTACACCCAAGGTTCTGTAAATAGCGTTATTCAACGAGCCTCTTCCCTTGTATTTGACTCTGTTGCAGATAAAAAAGAAGCGACTAAAAACCGCTATAAAGGGGCTTTATTTTACGGCAGACGTGGTACGCTAACCCACTTTGCTCTACAAGATGCAATGTGCGAACTGGAAAATGGGGCAGGCTGCTACCTTTACCCTTGCGGTGCAGCGGCGGTTAGTAATGCGATTTTATCTTTTGTACAACAAAGCGATCACGTTCTAATGACTGGGGCAGCCTATGAACCAACGCAAGATTTTTGTCGTATCGTATTAAAGAAAATGGGCGTTTCAACCACTTTCTATGATCCATTAATTGCAGAAGGCATTGCAACGCTCATTCAGCCAAATACCAAAGTGCTTTTTCTTGAATCACCAAGTTCATTAACAATGGAAGTTCCTGATATTCCAGCGATTGTTCGTACGGCAAGAGCAATAAATCCTGAAATTGTGATTATGATTGATAATACTTGGTCTGCAGGTATTCTTTTCCCAGCCCTTGAACACGGCATTGATATTTCGATCCAAGCAGGGACAAAATACCTTGTGGGACATTCGGATACGATGATTGGTACTGCTGTTTCAAATGCTCGCTGCTGGGATCAGCTACGAGAGCACTCTTATTTAATGGGGCAAATGGTTGATGCGGATTCTGCTTATGTCACCGCTCGTGGCTTACGCACCTTGGGCATTCGCTTAAAACAACACGAAGAAAATAGTCTAATCGTTGCTCAATGGCTGGCTCAACGTCCTGAAGTAAAAGCAGTTTATCACCCCGCTCTGCCTAGCTGTCCAGGAAACGCATATTTTAAACGTGATTTTAAAGGTTCAAGCGGTCTGTTTTCTTTTGAACTTTGCAAAACCCTTTCCGATGATGAACTGGCGAATTTCCTTGACCATTTCGAGATATTCTCTATGGCATATTCTTGGGGTGGATTTGAGTCCTTAATCCTAGCGAATCAACCTAAAGAGATTGAACGAATTCGCCCAGCAATTGAACGCAAATTAACGGGTACGCTCATTCGTGTCCATATTGGCTTAGAAGATGTGGAAGATTTAATTTCGGATCTAGAGGCTGGGTTTAGCAGGCTTCATTTAGCATAAACATCCCTGGGTTCTGCCCCAAATACAAGCGGTCACATTCCAATAAAAATTTGCAAAATTTCCGCAAGAACTGGCCGCTTGTTCACATTACACCGCTACTTCTCTTTTGATAAAACTTATCATGCAAACGTTTGCCTTGCTCACTATCTTTGTGTAAAATTCGCCATCTTTTTTTATCTATATTATCCCAACTTATTGAGGTGTTTCCCATTATGTCTATTCTTTCTCGTTTCCAACTGGCTGAACGTGGTTCTAACGTTCGTCAAGAGGTTATCGCAGGTTTAACCACCTTTTTAGCGATGGTTTATTCGGTTATCGTTGTACCGAATATGTTGAGTGCTGCTGGCTTTCCAGCAGATTCTGTATTTATCGCAACCTGTTTAGTCGCAGGCTTAGGCTCAATTCTAATCGGCTTATGGGCGAACGCACCGATGGCGATTGGCTGTGCGATTTCACTCACTGCGTTTACCGCATTTAGCTTAGTGTTAGGTCAAGGTATCAGTATTCCTGTTGCATTAGGCGCGATTTTCTTAATGGGTGTGGTCTTTACCCTTGTTTCTGTCACCGGTATTCGTGCTTGGATTTTACGTAATCTTCCATCAAGCATTGCGCACGGTGCAGGTATCGGTATCGGTTTATTCCTATTATTAATTGCAGCAAACGGTGTAGGATTAGTGGTAAGTAACCAAGCGGGCTTACCAGTAAAAATGGGCGAATTTACATCATTCCCTGTGATGATGTCATTAATCGGCTTAGCAGCAATCATTGGTTTAGAACGCTTAAAAGTAAAAGGCTCTATCCTTTGGGTAATTATCGCGATTACAATTATCGGCTTAATCTTCGATCCGAATGTAAAATTTGGCGGTGAAGTGTTCAAATTACCAACCTTCGGCGAAAACTCTCAATTCTTAAATTTAGACATTATGGGCGCATTAAATACTGCGATTTTACCGGTGGTATTTGCGCTTGTTATGACCGCAATCTTTGATGCAACGGGTACGATTCGTGCCGTTGCAGGTCAAGCAAATTTATTAGACAAAGACGGACAAATCATCAATGGCGATAAAGCATTAACGTCTGACTCTTTAAGTAGCGTACTTTCTGGTTTATTTGGTACTGCACCAGCGGCGGTATATATTGAATCTGCGGCAGGAACAGCAGCAGGCGGTAAAACAGGTTTAACTGCGATTGTTGTCGGTGTGTTATTCCTATTTATGCTGTTCTTCCAACCATTAGCCTTCTTAGTACCGGGTTATGCAACCGCACCTGCGTTAATGTATGTCGGTTTATTAATGTTAAGCAATGTATCTAAATTAGATTTTGATGACTTTATCGGTGCAATGTCTGGTTTAGTGTGTGCGGTATTCATCGTCTTAACGGCAAATATCGTTACAGGTATTATGTTAGGCTTTGCAACGTTAGTGATTGGACGAGTTATCTCTGGTGAGTTTAACAAATTAAATGTCGGCACTATCGTTATTGCCGTTGCTCTTGTTGCATTCTATGCATTAGGCTACGCCATTTAATTCATCTTAAATGCGAAAAAGGCGAACATTGTTCGCCTTTTTTATCGAATAAAAATGAGAAAAAACGCTAACAAGCGGTCGCTTTCTTCATGTTTTTTACAAATTCCCCAAGTTCCGCTAACAACTTTTCTTGATTATCCAAATTCCGTTCAATGATTTTCACGATGGCGGAACCTGAAATAGCGCCATCTGCTCCCATTGCTAACGCCTGTTTAACCTGTTGCGGTTCGGCAATACCAAAGCCCTGTAAAATCGGTGCGGCATTCGCCTGCTTGAGTTGTACAATCAAATTATCAAGATTCACTGCGTGGCTTTGATTTTCCGCGCTGGTTACGCCCGCACGGGATACTAAATAGGTATAGCCTTCGGTTTTCGTTGCGATTTGTTTAATCGTGTCTGTATCAGCATTTGGCGGACAAATAAATACCAACTGAATCCCATATTTTTTCGCACTTTCAGAAAACTCATCGGAATAAGCAACTGGCACATCGGCGACTAACACCGCATCGACACCTGCTTGTTGGCAACGGGCAAAGAAAACGTCTGCCGTCGGCACGTAAATTAAGTTGGCACATAGCAACAACCCAATCGGTATGGTCGGATATTTTGCTCTCACTTTTGCCAATAGTTCAAAACAAGCATCGGTGCTGAAACCGCCGTCTAAGGCTCGTTTATTAGCAGCCTGAATCACAGGTCCGTCTAGTAACGGATCGGAAAACGGGAAACCTAATTCTAAGGCATCTGCACCGTTTTCAATCAAGGTTTCAATAATCTCAAAAGAACGATCAAAATCGGGATCACACAAGGTGACAAACGGTACAAATGCCCCTTCGTTTTTCGCTTTTAATTGCGGAAAAAGTGTGTCAAAACGGCTCATTGTGCACCCCCATTTAAAATTTTATCTACCGTGAAAATATCTTTATCACCCCTGCCCGACAAATTAACGACTAACAACTGCTCTTTGTCAGGATTTTGTCGAATTAATTTCAGCGCATAAGCCAAGGCGTGCGAAGATTCCAACGCAGGAATAATCCCTTCGTTACGGGCTAATAATTGGAAAGCATCGAGTGCCTCTTGGTCAGTAATCGACACATAGTCTGCACGACCAATCGCATTGAGATGTGCGTGTTGCGGACCAACGGAAGGGAAATCCAACCCTGCCGAAATCGAATAAGATTCTTCAATCTGCCCATCTTTATCTTGCATAATCGGGGATTTCATACCGAAATAGATGCCGACAGAACCGTGTTTTAACGGCGCTCCGTGTTCGCCCGTTTCAATTCCTTTGCCTGCGGGTTCCACGCCAATCAGCTTCACATTCTCTTCCGCAATAAAATCGCTAAACATACCAATCGCATTTGAACCGCCACCAACTGCCGCAATCACTGCATCTGGCAAACGCCCTTCTTTTTCTAAGATTTGACGTTTAGTTTCTTCACCAATCATTTTCTGAAACTCACGAACAATAGTTGGGAATGGGTGTGGTCCTGCGGCAGTTCCAAGCAAATAATGCGTGGTTTCATAGTTTGCCGCCCAATCCCGCATTGCTTCACAGCACGCATCTTTTAAGGAACACGAGCCTTTTTCGACTGGAATCACTTCCGCCCCCATTAAACGCATACGGAACACATTCGGCGATTGGCGTTCTACATCTTTCGCCCCCATATACACCACACAAGGCATATCCAACATAGCACAGGCAAGTGCCGTTGCTACACCATGTTGTCCTGCGCCTGTTTCTGCAATGATTCGGGTTTTGCCCATCCGTTTTGCCAATAAAATTTGTCCTAACACTTGGTTGGTTTTATGTGCACCACCGTGTAACAAATCTTCCCGTTTTAAATAGAGTTTGGTTTTCGAGCCTTTAGTCAAATTGCGACATAAGGTCAATGCCGTCGGACGACCTGCGTAGTTTTTGAGTAAGTCGGTAAATTCTTTTTGAAATTCAGGATCTTGCTGTGCTTCAACAAAGGCTTGCTCAAGCTGTTTCAACACTGGCACAAGAATTTCGGGTACATACATACCGCCAAATTCACCAAAGTAGGGATTAAGAAGTGTAGTCATATTGCTTCCTTGATAAATTCAAAATCAGTCAAAGTGATTGAAGTGTACTATTAAACTAGTACAAAAGAAAGCAAAATGTAAAATTTTTTACAGAACTGACCGCTTGTAACGATCACAAGCGGTTAGATTTGAAGGATTTTTTGCAAATAGGACTAACTTCTTGCCACAGACAATGGCGCAAAACTTTGTGCGACAGGCATCACTTCAATACGATTAATATTCACGTGCGGCGGTTGTTGATTGAGCCACAATACAATATCGGCAATATCTTCAGGCTTCACATATTGTACATTTTCATACAGTTTTGCCGCTTTTTCGTCATCACCTTTAAAACGCACATTCGAGAACTCTGTTCCACCGCATAAGCCAGGCTCAACATTGCTCACTCGAATTGCCGTTCCAGCTAAATCCGCTCGCAAGTTCAAACTAAACTGTTTCACAAAGGCTTTTGTACCACCATACACATTGCCACCAGGGTAAGCATAAGTGCCTGCAATCGAGCCTAAATTGATAATATGCCCAACATTGCGTTCAACCATTTCAGGCAGAATCAAGCGAGTAACTGTCACTAAGCCTTTGATATTGGTATCAATCATCTGATACCAATCGTTTAAATCGGTTTTATGCGCAGGTTCTAACCCCAACGCTAACCCCGCATTATTCACCAATAAATCGACTTGTTGCCAACCTTCAGGGCGATTGTTCAATGCCTGTGTAGTCTGTTCAACATCGCTGACATCAAACGCAAGCGGTAAGAAATGCTCACCGAATTCCGCTTTGAGTGCATTCAACCGTTCAATACGTCTGCCTGTGCCGATCACTTTATAGCCTGCTTGAATCAATTTTCGGCAAATGGCTAAACCAAAGCCTGCCGTTGCGCCTGTTACTAATGCTGTGTTCATATTTTCTCCTGTTTTTGTTATTTATAAAAAATCCATGGGTTTAGGGCGGACACATCGGTCCGCCCCTACCCTAAACTTCATCTATCACAAACTCAAACCAATCAATCACATCTTTTTCGCGGATACCGTTCGGAATGAGTACTCCTGCATTTTTCACCGAATTAGGATCTTGTGAAATCAGCGGATGCCAATCAAACAACGGCTTACCTTCATAAATCAGACGATAAGCACAAGTCTTTGGCAACCAGCCAAAATCAGGTAGGTTCTTTTTAGTGAGCTTAGTGCAATCTTTTTCGATTTTGAAACGCTCAGCGTAGTTAGTACAACGCCCTGTATTCACATCAAGCAAATTACAGGCAACAGAGGTGTAATACAGCCGTTCTCGCTTGCCTCTGCCCTGAATATATTTGCGGTAGCAACATTTACCGCAGCCGTCGCACAGGGCTTCCCACTCGGCTTCATTCATCTCAAGCAGTGTTTTGGTTTGCCAAAAAAGCGGTGTGATTTGAAGATTTTTTTGCAACATTAACGAATAACAACCGCTGTGCCGGTCGCAACCACAATAAACATTCCTTTGTCACCGCCCATCGATTGATATTCCATAGACACACCAACAACGGCATTTGCACCGACTTTTTTCGCTTCTTTTTCTAATTCTTCCAAGGCTTCTTTTCTCGCACTATTTAATTTGCTTTCATAAGCACCTGAACGTCCGCCAATTACATCAGTGATACTCGCTAAAAAATCACGGATAAAGTTTGCACCTGACACGACTTCACCAAAGACTAAACCTTTGTACTCAACGATTTGGTGATTTTCAATATTTGGAGTTGTGGTAATAATCATAATGTTCCTATTTCAATTGTTGTTTAAGGGATTGTAATGCAATCGCTCTATGGGAGATTTTTTTCTTCTCGACGGTTTCGAGTTCTGCAAAGGTGCAGTTTTTAGGCGGATAGAAAAATAGTGGATCGTAACCAAAACCGTTTGAACCACGCTCTTCTCGTAAAATTTGTCCGAAACATTCGCCTATGGCAATTTTCGGGGTAGGATCGGTCGGGTGTTGTAACATCACAATGCAACTGACAAATTTTGCCGTGTGATCTTCATCGGCAACATTTGCCATTTCAGCCAATAATTTTTGGCGATTGGCTTGATCGTTTCCTTCTTCACCTGCATAACGAGCAGAATAAAGCCCCGGCTCACCGCCCAGTGCTTCAACCGCTAAACCTGAATCATCGGCGATTGCGGGTAAACCTGTCATTTGTGACGCATAGCGAGCCTTAATCAATGCATTTTCTACAAAGGTTAAGCCTGTTTCTTCTGGACTTTGAATGCCAAATTCACTTTGGGCAATCACTTCAAAGCCAAATTTAGCTAACACATCTGCCATTTCTTTCACTTTGCCTTGGTTTCCTGTTGCAAGGACAATTTTGGTTTTGTTCACTATCTCTTTCCTCATATTGAAATTTCTGAAACTATATGTATCCACAAACATTTAATTTCTTCGTAGGGGCGGGGTTTATCCCCACCCGTAAGTTCTGATATTCGGGCGGGGATAAACCCCGCCCCTACATACATTTTCCTAAAATTAATATATTGGTTTAATACAAACTCGGGTCACTCTCATTCGGTCGGGTTTTAAAACGACGATGTAGCCACATATATTGGCTCTGAGCTTGCATAATCTCGTTTTCCACGACTTTATTCATCAAGGTGGCTGTATCTATATCATTTTCACACTGGCTAAAATCCACCGCAGAACTGATTTTGACGGTATAACCTGAAAAATCGTCGTTTCGCATTGGGGTGAACGGCACAACGATACTATTTGGGGCGGAACGTAATAACATTCTTGTTCCAGCCGTCGTGCAAGCCTCTTTCACCGCAAAAAACGGCACAAAGACGCTATTTTTGCGTCCGTAATCGTGATCGGGGGCATACCAGATAGTTTCTCCTGCCCGAAGTACTTTAATCATACCGCGTAAATCTTTGCGATCTAGCATGGCTTTGTTAGAGCGTACCCGTCCACGGAATTGAATCCAATCTAACAGCGGATTATCATTCGGGCGATACACGCCGATACCTTGATGATGAAGCCCGACAATTCTTGCCCCCAGTTCAAGGGTTAAAAAATGCACACCGACAAAAATAATCCCCGTGCCTTCAGGCTGATTTTTCAGATGTTCCAACCCTTCTATTTTTGACCATTTCAGAATGCGTTCATCTGACCAAAACCACGCTATCCCTGTTTCAATAATCGCCATGCCGACTGATTCGGCATTTTTAGCTAAAATTTCATCAATTTGACCAGCGGTATAATCCGGGAAGCAAAGTTCCAAATTCCGTTTGGCAATACGCATACGACGTTTACCAAAACCTAATCGGAGAAACAGTTTGCTTAAGCCTTTACCTATTTTCACTAAAATCGGATAAGGCAGTGCCAAGATCAGTTTAAAAATCCCCAATCCGAGCCATAATCCCCAATACTTTGGGTGTAAGAAGGCTCGTTGAAAAGGGGGAAGTTGTTTGTCTATCATTATGTTGTTTCCATTGATTTCACGGACAGGCGAATCCACTCCAGCGCAATTTCTCGATGCGCAATCAATAAATTATACACCGCATCTTCGCTCAATACGCCTCGTACCATTTCTGCAGGAATTTCCCCTCGCTCATCCGCATTATAATCGTCTTGCCACTCTTCAGCATAATAATTTTCTAATGTTTTAAGCTTTGGAAACATCGCTGTCCACTCTTGTTGAATTTGCTCCATTTTATTTATTAAGCTATTGGCGTCATTTAAAATTTGTTCCATTTCACTAATTTTGGTTAAACGTTCAACAGATAACATAGCCCCTCCTAAAATATCGTTGGAATTATAGTCAAAAACGATAAAAAAGTGTTAAGTAGATCAAGTTTTTGAGATTTGTTTTAATTTTGGGGTTGAAATTTTGGAGTGAAAGGCATACTTTGAAGTCATCCATTAATCGACCAATAAGGTCATAACAAAGAGGTAAATGCTATGACAATCAATATTTCAAGCAAACAAATGGAAGTAACTCCTGCAATCCGCGCACACATTGAGGAGCGTTTAGCTAAACTGAATAAATGGCAAACCCAATTAATTAACCCTCATTTTATTATTCATAAACTTCCTAATGGCTATGAAGTGGAAGCCTCCATTGGAACCCCTGTTGGCGACTTATTTGCAAAAGCACAAGATGATGATCTTTATAAAGCAATTAATGAAGTGGAAACCAAACTTGAAACACAATTAAATAAACAAAAACATAAAGGTGAAGCACGTCGAGCAGAAGACAGCATTAAAAAAGCGAATGAAGCATTGTAATATTCATTATTAATGACAACGGGGCAATTCAGCCCCGTTTATTTTTGCACAAATATCTGAAATCTTAACGCTTGTTTGACTAATCAGCCAAAAAAAGCGGCCCTAAATTACTTTTCGGAATCCCAAAATGTTCAGGATAAGTGACATCTACCAAATACAAGCCTTCTGCTTTCGCCGTAGGTGCGGCAAGGGTTCTGTCCCGTTGTTCCAGTAGCCATTTTATCCACTCTACGGGCTGTCTGCCCTGTCCAACTTCGATCAAACTGCCCACGATATTTCTTACCATATGATGTACAAAGGCATTGGCTTGAATATCGACAATAATATAGTCTTGTTGGCGACTCACTTGAAGATGATGAACGTTTCGCCAAGGCGTATGAGATTGGCATTGTGCAGCTCGAAATGAACTAAAATCATTTTCGCCTAACAAAAACTGCCCTGCTTGGTGCATTTTCTCGTGGTCAAGCGGGTGATAATAGTGCGAAACGCCTTTAGGCAAAATGGCTGAACGCAATTTATGGTTATAAATAATGTAGCGATAGCGGCGAGCCGTCGCACTAA
Above is a genomic segment from Actinobacillus indolicus containing:
- the metC gene encoding cystathionine beta-lyase; the encoded protein is MTKHNLATQLVHAGRKKRYTQGSVNSVIQRASSLVFDSVADKKEATKNRYKGALFYGRRGTLTHFALQDAMCELENGAGCYLYPCGAAAVSNAILSFVQQSDHVLMTGAAYEPTQDFCRIVLKKMGVSTTFYDPLIAEGIATLIQPNTKVLFLESPSSLTMEVPDIPAIVRTARAINPEIVIMIDNTWSAGILFPALEHGIDISIQAGTKYLVGHSDTMIGTAVSNARCWDQLREHSYLMGQMVDADSAYVTARGLRTLGIRLKQHEENSLIVAQWLAQRPEVKAVYHPALPSCPGNAYFKRDFKGSSGLFSFELCKTLSDDELANFLDHFEIFSMAYSWGGFESLILANQPKEIERIRPAIERKLTGTLIRVHIGLEDVEDLISDLEAGFSRLHLA
- a CDS encoding NCS2 family permease, which produces MSILSRFQLAERGSNVRQEVIAGLTTFLAMVYSVIVVPNMLSAAGFPADSVFIATCLVAGLGSILIGLWANAPMAIGCAISLTAFTAFSLVLGQGISIPVALGAIFLMGVVFTLVSVTGIRAWILRNLPSSIAHGAGIGIGLFLLLIAANGVGLVVSNQAGLPVKMGEFTSFPVMMSLIGLAAIIGLERLKVKGSILWVIIAITIIGLIFDPNVKFGGEVFKLPTFGENSQFLNLDIMGALNTAILPVVFALVMTAIFDATGTIRAVAGQANLLDKDGQIINGDKALTSDSLSSVLSGLFGTAPAAVYIESAAGTAAGGKTGLTAIVVGVLFLFMLFFQPLAFLVPGYATAPALMYVGLLMLSNVSKLDFDDFIGAMSGLVCAVFIVLTANIVTGIMLGFATLVIGRVISGEFNKLNVGTIVIAVALVAFYALGYAI
- the trpA gene encoding tryptophan synthase subunit alpha; its protein translation is MSRFDTLFPQLKAKNEGAFVPFVTLCDPDFDRSFEIIETLIENGADALELGFPFSDPLLDGPVIQAANKRALDGGFSTDACFELLAKVRAKYPTIPIGLLLCANLIYVPTADVFFARCQQAGVDAVLVADVPVAYSDEFSESAKKYGIQLVFICPPNADTDTIKQIATKTEGYTYLVSRAGVTSAENQSHAVNLDNLIVQLKQANAAPILQGFGIAEPQQVKQALAMGADGAISGSAIVKIIERNLDNQEKLLAELGEFVKNMKKATAC
- the trpB gene encoding tryptophan synthase subunit beta, which gives rise to MTTLLNPYFGEFGGMYVPEILVPVLKQLEQAFVEAQQDPEFQKEFTDLLKNYAGRPTALTLCRNLTKGSKTKLYLKREDLLHGGAHKTNQVLGQILLAKRMGKTRIIAETGAGQHGVATALACAMLDMPCVVYMGAKDVERQSPNVFRMRLMGAEVIPVEKGSCSLKDACCEAMRDWAANYETTHYLLGTAAGPHPFPTIVREFQKMIGEETKRQILEKEGRLPDAVIAAVGGGSNAIGMFSDFIAEENVKLIGVEPAGKGIETGEHGAPLKHGSVGIYFGMKSPIMQDKDGQIEESYSISAGLDFPSVGPQHAHLNAIGRADYVSITDQEALDAFQLLARNEGIIPALESSHALAYALKLIRQNPDKEQLLVVNLSGRGDKDIFTVDKILNGGAQ
- a CDS encoding SDR family oxidoreductase: MNTALVTGATAGFGLAICRKLIQAGYKVIGTGRRIERLNALKAEFGEHFLPLAFDVSDVEQTTQALNNRPEGWQQVDLLVNNAGLALGLEPAHKTDLNDWYQMIDTNIKGLVTVTRLILPEMVERNVGHIINLGSIAGTYAYPGGNVYGGTKAFVKQFSLNLRADLAGTAIRVSNVEPGLCGGTEFSNVRFKGDDEKAAKLYENVQYVKPEDIADIVLWLNQQPPHVNINRIEVMPVAQSFAPLSVARS
- a CDS encoding YcgN family cysteine cluster protein, whose product is MLQKNLQITPLFWQTKTLLEMNEAEWEALCDGCGKCCYRKYIQGRGKRERLYYTSVACNLLDVNTGRCTNYAERFKIEKDCTKLTKKNLPDFGWLPKTCAYRLIYEGKPLFDWHPLISQDPNSVKNAGVLIPNGIREKDVIDWFEFVIDEV
- a CDS encoding heavy metal-binding domain-containing protein; translation: MIITTTPNIENHQIVEYKGLVFGEVVSGANFIRDFLASITDVIGGRSGAYESKLNSARKEALEELEKEAKKVGANAVVGVSMEYQSMGGDKGMFIVVATGTAVVIR
- the rdgB gene encoding RdgB/HAM1 family non-canonical purine NTP pyrophosphatase; this translates as MNKTKIVLATGNQGKVKEMADVLAKFGFEVIAQSEFGIQSPEETGLTFVENALIKARYASQMTGLPAIADDSGLAVEALGGEPGLYSARYAGEEGNDQANRQKLLAEMANVADEDHTAKFVSCIVMLQHPTDPTPKIAIGECFGQILREERGSNGFGYDPLFFYPPKNCTFAELETVEKKKISHRAIALQSLKQQLK
- a CDS encoding Kdo(2)-lipid IV(A) acyltransferase; amino-acid sequence: MIDKQLPPFQRAFLHPKYWGLWLGLGIFKLILALPYPILVKIGKGLSKLFLRLGFGKRRMRIAKRNLELCFPDYTAGQIDEILAKNAESVGMAIIETGIAWFWSDERILKWSKIEGLEHLKNQPEGTGIIFVGVHFLTLELGARIVGLHHQGIGVYRPNDNPLLDWIQFRGRVRSNKAMLDRKDLRGMIKVLRAGETIWYAPDHDYGRKNSVFVPFFAVKEACTTAGTRMLLRSAPNSIVVPFTPMRNDDFSGYTVKISSAVDFSQCENDIDTATLMNKVVENEIMQAQSQYMWLHRRFKTRPNESDPSLY
- a CDS encoding DUF4298 domain-containing protein: MLSVERLTKISEMEQILNDANSLINKMEQIQQEWTAMFPKLKTLENYYAEEWQDDYNADERGEIPAEMVRGVLSEDAVYNLLIAHREIALEWIRLSVKSMETT
- the hpf gene encoding ribosome hibernation-promoting factor, HPF/YfiA family; its protein translation is MTINISSKQMEVTPAIRAHIEERLAKLNKWQTQLINPHFIIHKLPNGYEVEASIGTPVGDLFAKAQDDDLYKAINEVETKLETQLNKQKHKGEARRAEDSIKKANEAL
- the truA gene encoding tRNA pseudouridine(38-40) synthase TruA → MKIALGIEYDGSHYFGWQRQQNVDSVQQKLEEALSIIANTPCEVFCAGRTDAGVHGTGQVVHFETEANRPLQSWCFGTNTHLPADIAVKWAVEVSEDFHARFSATARRYRYIIYNHKLRSAILPKGVSHYYHPLDHEKMHQAGQFLLGENDFSSFRAAQCQSHTPWRNVHHLQVSRQQDYIIVDIQANAFVHHMVRNIVGSLIEVGQGRQPVEWIKWLLEQRDRTLAAPTAKAEGLYLVDVTYPEHFGIPKSNLGPLFLAD